One part of the Paenibacillus silvisoli genome encodes these proteins:
- a CDS encoding LLM class flavin-dependent oxidoreductase has translation MSKRKQQMHLNVFIMNAGHHEAAWRHPGTEPERITDLSYFQKIARIAEEAKFDSLFLADGLAVGNNIKHGAFVGLEPFTLLSALASVTEHIGLIGTVSTTYNEPFHVARKFASLDHISKGRAGWNIVTSGSPFEAGNFSRGAHLEHHRRYERAKEFLEVATGLWDSWEDDAIVIDRDAGVFAQTEKVRAIHHAGDAFQVRGPLNIPRSPQGYPVLVQAGSSEDGKEFAARYAEAIFTAQQTLADAQQFYGDVKARAARYGRNPDQLKILPGICAVIGATEAEAKEKEQQLNELTVPEYGLNQLSNMLGVDLFTYPLDGSLPELPSVSDINGNKSRFQLVADLASRERLTIRQLIHRLAGGRGHRVFAGTAIQVADQLEEWFTQGGSDGFNVMPPYLPAGLEEFAAQVVPELQRRGLFRTIYQGRTLREHYGLQRPANRFASSEAPLSASN, from the coding sequence ATGAGCAAGCGGAAGCAGCAGATGCATTTGAATGTTTTCATTATGAACGCCGGTCATCATGAGGCGGCATGGCGGCATCCCGGGACGGAGCCGGAGCGCATTACGGATCTTTCTTATTTTCAAAAGATCGCCCGCATCGCGGAGGAAGCGAAGTTCGATTCGCTCTTTCTGGCGGACGGGTTGGCGGTGGGCAACAACATTAAGCATGGCGCCTTTGTCGGATTGGAACCGTTCACGCTGCTGTCCGCGCTCGCTTCCGTGACCGAGCATATCGGGCTGATCGGCACCGTGTCGACGACGTACAACGAGCCGTTTCATGTCGCGCGCAAATTTGCTTCTTTGGATCATATCAGCAAAGGACGCGCCGGCTGGAACATCGTGACGTCGGGCAGTCCGTTCGAAGCCGGCAATTTCAGCCGCGGAGCTCATTTGGAGCATCATCGCCGCTATGAGCGGGCAAAGGAATTTTTGGAAGTGGCGACCGGTCTGTGGGACAGCTGGGAGGATGACGCGATCGTCATCGACCGCGATGCGGGGGTATTCGCTCAGACGGAGAAAGTGCGGGCAATCCATCATGCAGGCGACGCGTTCCAGGTACGCGGTCCGCTCAACATTCCGCGTTCGCCGCAAGGATATCCCGTCCTGGTGCAGGCCGGTTCATCCGAGGATGGCAAGGAGTTCGCGGCGCGGTATGCCGAGGCGATCTTCACCGCCCAGCAGACGCTTGCGGATGCGCAGCAGTTTTACGGCGACGTGAAAGCTAGAGCGGCCAGATATGGCCGGAATCCCGATCAGCTGAAAATATTGCCCGGCATTTGCGCGGTTATCGGCGCTACGGAAGCCGAAGCGAAGGAGAAGGAGCAGCAGCTCAATGAGCTGACGGTTCCGGAGTATGGCTTGAACCAGCTGTCCAACATGCTAGGCGTTGATTTGTTCACGTATCCGCTCGACGGGTCGCTTCCTGAATTGCCGAGCGTCAGCGATATTAACGGCAACAAGAGCCGGTTTCAGCTCGTGGCGGATCTTGCGAGCCGCGAGCGGTTGACCATTCGCCAGCTCATTCACCGTCTGGCAGGCGGACGCGGGCACCGTGTGTTTGCGGGCACGGCGATTCAGGTTGCGGATCAGCTGGAGGAATGGTTCACGCAGGGAGGGAGCGACGGCTTCAATGTGATGCCGCCGTACTTGCCGGCCGGACTCGAGGAATTTGCTGCGCAGGTGGTGCCGGAGCTGCAGCGAAGAGGCTTGTTCCGCACCATCTATCAGGGCCGCACCCTGCGGGAGCACTACGGGCTTCAACGGCCGGCGAACAGGTTCGCTTCTTCGGAGGCGCCGCTGTCGGCAAGCAACTAA
- a CDS encoding TauD/TfdA dioxygenase family protein: MSQVNQNEAVEIQVRPVAGRIGAEIRGVALSPQLDGETLGFIRQALLKHKVIFFRGQSQLDDAGQEAFAKLLGSPVAHPTVPIKQGTEYVLELNSAHGGRADSWHTDVTFVDAYPQASILRAVVVPEAGGDTVWANTAAAYDNLPEHLQKLVDGLWAVHSNEYDYAAYRNKVDAAQLAKHREVFVSTLYETEHPLVRVHPESGERTLVLGHFVKRILGLSSADSAQLFALLQNHITRLENTVRWRWEAGDVVIWDNRATQHYAVNDYGDRHRVVRRVTIDGDVPVSIDGRRSVTRTKVPTVPHGGGTATA; encoded by the coding sequence ATGAGCCAAGTGAACCAAAATGAAGCGGTTGAAATCCAGGTGCGTCCCGTTGCCGGCAGAATCGGCGCGGAAATTAGAGGCGTCGCGTTATCTCCTCAGCTGGATGGGGAGACGCTCGGATTCATCCGACAGGCGCTGCTTAAGCATAAGGTCATCTTCTTCCGCGGGCAGTCGCAGCTGGATGACGCGGGCCAAGAAGCCTTCGCCAAGCTGCTGGGCAGCCCCGTCGCTCACCCGACCGTGCCGATCAAGCAAGGCACCGAGTACGTGCTGGAGCTGAATTCCGCGCATGGCGGGCGTGCCGATTCGTGGCATACGGACGTGACGTTCGTGGACGCTTATCCGCAAGCTTCGATATTGCGTGCGGTCGTCGTGCCGGAAGCAGGCGGCGATACGGTATGGGCGAATACGGCAGCCGCGTACGACAACTTGCCGGAGCATTTGCAGAAGCTCGTTGACGGGCTGTGGGCGGTGCACTCGAATGAGTACGACTATGCGGCCTACCGCAATAAGGTCGATGCCGCTCAGCTTGCGAAGCATCGCGAAGTGTTCGTGTCGACCTTATATGAGACGGAGCATCCGCTCGTTCGCGTGCACCCGGAGTCAGGGGAGCGAACGCTCGTGCTCGGCCATTTCGTCAAGCGGATTCTCGGCTTGTCGTCGGCGGATTCGGCACAGCTGTTCGCGCTGCTGCAAAATCATATTACGCGGCTGGAAAATACGGTCCGCTGGCGCTGGGAAGCGGGCGATGTCGTCATCTGGGATAACCGGGCGACCCAGCATTATGCGGTCAACGATTATGGCGACCGGCACCGCGTCGTACGCCGGGTTACGATTGACGGCGACGTGCCGGTCAGCATCGACGGGCGCCGCAGCGTAACCCGCACGAAGGTTCCGACTGTGCCGCACGGCGGCGGCACGGCGACGGCTTAA
- a CDS encoding stalk domain-containing protein, translated as MKTVLLAGTAALLLYSGLSGIPAAASTASAAAAAAKPVTIMLDGFPLPFPAAPFVTQGTTMVPFRAIAEALGIGVVWSEKTQTVTATKAVDGAAKTVILYKNSKKATVNGQPQLLRVAPLARSGSIFVPLSFFSAQFGAIVGWNGPTQTVSITSPKEKLHTEAFYAISSFKEVDLVQKFNSVSFGWTRLDSNGQLTLDGKDFFWPEAAGSVTPESIVQGAADAGGKPKLMAVAMDGNGELTKLLQDKTLQDNFISQLVSLASDNHFSGITLDFEGLGLAGDLPAIQQSYTAFVKKLDESAAAAKLSLTLALHPLNSSYRGYDYKDLAAYADEIIIMAYEYSYENGPEPLGKINDAIQLALKAVPKSKLVLGISMGSEDAKSVAGPIGLAKRYDLKGVAFWRLGLMGDQTMSAVGKTIELQ; from the coding sequence ATAAAAACGGTCTTACTAGCCGGCACCGCCGCGCTTCTGCTTTACTCCGGACTCTCCGGCATCCCCGCGGCAGCGTCAACGGCCTCGGCTGCGGCAGCTGCCGCTAAGCCGGTCACGATTATGCTGGACGGCTTCCCGCTTCCGTTTCCGGCAGCACCGTTTGTCACGCAAGGCACGACGATGGTACCGTTTCGCGCGATCGCCGAAGCGCTTGGCATCGGGGTCGTCTGGTCGGAGAAAACGCAGACGGTCACGGCAACGAAAGCGGTCGATGGCGCCGCCAAAACGGTCATTCTCTATAAGAACAGCAAAAAAGCGACCGTGAACGGTCAACCGCAGCTTCTGCGCGTAGCCCCGCTGGCGAGAAGCGGCTCCATCTTCGTGCCGCTGAGCTTCTTCAGCGCTCAATTCGGGGCCATTGTAGGCTGGAACGGTCCAACGCAAACAGTCTCGATTACGTCTCCGAAAGAGAAGCTGCATACGGAAGCCTTTTACGCGATCTCCTCCTTTAAAGAAGTCGATCTGGTGCAGAAGTTCAACTCCGTCTCGTTCGGATGGACGCGGCTCGATTCTAACGGCCAGCTGACCCTGGACGGCAAAGATTTCTTCTGGCCGGAAGCGGCGGGCAGCGTAACGCCGGAATCCATCGTGCAAGGCGCGGCCGATGCCGGCGGCAAGCCGAAGCTGATGGCCGTTGCGATGGACGGCAATGGCGAGCTGACGAAGCTGCTCCAGGACAAGACGCTGCAAGACAATTTCATCAGCCAGCTCGTTTCGCTTGCTTCGGATAATCACTTCAGTGGGATCACGCTCGACTTCGAAGGTCTGGGCCTAGCCGGCGATTTGCCTGCCATTCAGCAATCGTACACGGCCTTCGTCAAGAAGCTCGATGAAAGCGCCGCGGCCGCGAAGCTGTCTTTGACGCTCGCGCTTCATCCGCTCAACAGCTCGTACCGCGGATATGATTATAAGGATTTGGCCGCGTATGCAGACGAAATTATTATCATGGCCTACGAGTACTCGTACGAGAACGGACCTGAGCCTCTGGGCAAAATCAACGACGCGATCCAGCTGGCGCTCAAAGCGGTGCCGAAATCCAAGCTCGTGCTCGGCATTTCGATGGGCAGCGAGGACGCGAAGTCGGTAGCTGGGCCGATCGGCTTAGCCAAGCGGTATGACCTCAAAGGCGTCGCCTTCTGGCGTCTCGGCCTCATGGGCGATCAAACGATGAGCGCAGTCGGGAAAACGATCGAGCTGCAATAA
- a CDS encoding RNA polymerase sigma factor: MRFDYLKHVTGGLDRHAVLNELMAAYGRDVWNYAFFYTRSREMADDISQDVFVKVYQQLYEFRGQSSIKTWLLAITRNTARDVLRSAWFRRVSLFGVFRPDSQQTSPSAERESFEKLVTEEIWGTVLKLPQKLREVLLLNSHYGLSMQEMADMLQVSIGTVKSRLHRARAAVNRSLAKEAQLTGEEEWT, encoded by the coding sequence TTGCGGTTCGACTACTTAAAGCATGTAACGGGCGGCCTGGACCGGCACGCGGTGCTGAATGAGCTTATGGCAGCGTACGGACGGGACGTTTGGAATTACGCCTTCTTTTACACGCGTTCCCGAGAGATGGCCGACGATATTTCCCAGGATGTATTCGTCAAAGTCTATCAGCAGCTCTATGAATTCCGCGGACAATCGTCGATCAAAACCTGGCTGCTGGCCATTACCCGCAACACGGCGCGCGACGTGCTGCGGTCGGCCTGGTTCAGACGCGTGTCTCTCTTCGGGGTGTTCCGGCCCGATTCGCAGCAAACCTCGCCGTCGGCCGAGCGGGAGAGCTTCGAGAAGCTGGTGACCGAAGAGATTTGGGGGACGGTGCTGAAGCTGCCGCAGAAGCTGCGGGAAGTGCTGCTTCTGAACAGTCACTACGGACTCTCGATGCAAGAGATGGCGGACATGCTTCAAGTATCCATCGGTACGGTGAAATCGAGACTGCATCGTGCCCGAGCTGCGGTTAACCGAAGCCTTGCCAAGGAAGCGCAATTGACCGGGGAGGAAGAATGGACGTGA
- a CDS encoding ABC transporter substrate-binding protein, translated as MKRPVQEWERMLAGKPPLKNGFTSELEHKVRERIYMQKEARKAPYRAMAALMSLVMLLGCGWWFRDDVKELLKPDTGVNIPTALQGDPLGDKEYHLKIHQFEQMGNFEYTIRRPFIIRHPSVQLTMADAPFEYNNDPDKFKAWMDKEQPDILQLPMSLYTELAAEGRLKPLDTLVRESKFDLDTLHAPLVEMLRQLAGGTGELYGLAADFGTMGLYVNEDLFAKYGVPLPDGELSADEILQLAKRFQGTDAGGLGVFDRGNKFSLIQLLGQASGLQLVAGDAEDGLKATVDSDAWKTIWRDVAAGLQEGWVTQGKPVDYGKNGITMKELGKQDPFAKGEVAMAIAPSYYYTNLETFGQEGVMTANWSTMPIRIDSSATNQELFMGTNTVYAINAASTQTEADWAMLSFIVSGAWMKGLDNPLWNSVLMADRSVMNQAASKHWKAFYEADVDPVIAAGSYRTAADKQMSKANALVYSLGGEEMEAVVKNGVSVDEAVEAFQTKLSAQLAGLKGGE; from the coding sequence GTGAAACGACCGGTACAAGAGTGGGAACGAATGCTTGCAGGGAAGCCGCCTTTGAAAAATGGGTTCACCTCAGAACTCGAACATAAAGTGAGGGAACGCATTTATATGCAAAAGGAAGCAAGAAAAGCGCCGTATCGCGCGATGGCCGCATTAATGAGTCTTGTTATGCTGCTCGGCTGCGGCTGGTGGTTTCGCGACGACGTAAAGGAGCTGCTGAAGCCGGATACGGGTGTTAACATCCCGACCGCGCTGCAGGGCGATCCGCTCGGCGACAAGGAATATCATCTGAAAATTCATCAGTTCGAGCAAATGGGCAATTTCGAATACACGATCAGACGGCCTTTCATTATTCGGCATCCTTCCGTCCAGCTGACGATGGCGGATGCGCCGTTCGAGTACAATAACGATCCCGACAAATTTAAAGCGTGGATGGATAAGGAGCAGCCCGATATTCTCCAGCTGCCGATGAGTCTGTATACGGAGCTCGCGGCTGAAGGCAGACTGAAGCCGCTGGATACGCTGGTGCGGGAAAGCAAGTTTGATTTGGACACGCTGCATGCGCCGCTGGTCGAGATGCTGAGGCAGCTCGCCGGCGGTACGGGCGAGCTGTACGGCTTAGCTGCCGATTTCGGCACGATGGGGCTCTATGTGAACGAGGATCTGTTCGCCAAATACGGCGTGCCGCTGCCGGACGGGGAACTGAGCGCGGATGAGATTTTGCAGTTGGCCAAACGATTCCAAGGTACGGATGCCGGCGGACTCGGCGTTTTCGACCGGGGAAATAAGTTTTCGCTTATTCAGCTGCTCGGGCAGGCATCAGGCTTACAACTGGTCGCCGGAGACGCCGAAGACGGGCTGAAGGCAACCGTCGATTCGGATGCATGGAAGACGATCTGGCGCGACGTTGCGGCAGGGCTTCAGGAGGGCTGGGTCACGCAGGGGAAACCGGTTGATTACGGGAAGAACGGCATCACGATGAAGGAGCTCGGCAAGCAGGACCCGTTCGCGAAAGGCGAAGTGGCGATGGCGATCGCGCCAAGCTACTATTACACGAACCTCGAAACCTTCGGGCAAGAGGGCGTGATGACCGCCAACTGGTCGACGATGCCGATACGCATCGATTCATCGGCAACGAATCAAGAGCTGTTTATGGGCACCAATACGGTGTACGCGATTAATGCCGCCTCGACGCAGACGGAAGCCGATTGGGCGATGCTGTCCTTCATCGTTTCCGGCGCCTGGATGAAGGGACTGGACAATCCATTATGGAATTCGGTCTTGATGGCGGATCGATCGGTGATGAACCAGGCTGCAAGCAAGCATTGGAAGGCGTTCTATGAAGCGGACGTCGATCCGGTGATAGCGGCGGGGAGCTACCGGACTGCCGCCGATAAGCAAATGAGCAAGGCCAATGCCCTGGTGTATAGCCTCGGCGGTGAAGAGATGGAAGCCGTCGTGAAGAACGGGGTATCCGTTGACGAAGCCGTAGAAGCATTTCAGACGAAGCTTTCGGCACAGCTGGCCGGTCTTAAGGGTGGTGAGTAG
- a CDS encoding ABC transporter substrate-binding protein: protein MLKSSLSCAKKIRNGLVVSVTILLLLSGCMSQNNSASGEQQVLRIALADSNGYANALGDYLTAAFPDLKVELVEMEPDYKPVSIDQYEKKLRSEKPDLLLLGFSGKYAKLAADGMLEDVAVRLRASEMKEEDFYPGMIEKLRRDGGGNLYALAPAFQASVLYYNADLFRKYGIEPPRNGMTIMDVMRMAGDFAQAGSHKDEVVGYHQPLGSMPNSLLFTMSSAEGLQSYNFKTGKVTMDSPAWRKLIETVVDLYKKGAFLMQDIKGDNVDGTVYYGPEEMSEADLFKKGKSAMTLASYNEFDGLPFEVGMVTPPVSSMDTNRTDYLGIYDYMAIPAGARNADTAWQVIAFMMSDYVAKVKAGIRDTYSMPANKAYLTYDREPMLPSLYELLPSVDSIGSMEGYDPKFMQLFQELEDREIMAAVNGEQSVEACIAAIQKEGQALLDAAKLTK from the coding sequence TTGCTTAAATCGTCGCTTTCGTGTGCGAAGAAGATTCGCAATGGTCTGGTCGTTTCGGTTACAATCTTGCTGCTGCTTAGCGGCTGTATGTCGCAGAACAATTCCGCCTCGGGAGAGCAGCAAGTGCTGCGCATCGCATTAGCGGATTCGAACGGCTACGCCAATGCGCTGGGGGATTACTTGACGGCAGCGTTCCCCGATCTGAAGGTGGAGCTCGTTGAAATGGAGCCGGATTATAAGCCGGTCTCGATCGATCAGTATGAAAAGAAGCTCCGATCGGAGAAGCCGGATCTCCTGCTGCTCGGTTTCTCCGGCAAATATGCCAAGCTGGCGGCTGACGGCATGCTGGAGGACGTTGCGGTCAGACTTCGGGCGAGCGAGATGAAGGAAGAAGATTTTTACCCGGGCATGATCGAGAAGCTGAGGCGCGACGGGGGCGGAAATTTGTACGCGCTCGCGCCCGCTTTTCAAGCGTCGGTGCTCTACTATAACGCCGATTTGTTCCGGAAATACGGCATCGAGCCGCCGCGGAACGGCATGACGATCATGGACGTGATGCGGATGGCCGGTGATTTTGCGCAAGCCGGAAGCCATAAGGACGAGGTTGTCGGCTACCATCAGCCGCTGGGCAGCATGCCGAACAGCCTGCTGTTCACGATGTCCTCGGCAGAGGGGCTGCAGAGCTACAATTTCAAAACAGGGAAAGTGACCATGGACTCGCCTGCCTGGCGAAAGCTGATCGAAACGGTCGTCGATCTCTATAAGAAAGGCGCTTTCCTGATGCAGGATATCAAGGGGGACAACGTGGACGGAACGGTGTATTACGGGCCGGAAGAAATGAGCGAGGCCGACCTGTTCAAGAAAGGGAAGTCGGCAATGACCCTTGCCAGCTATAACGAGTTTGACGGATTGCCTTTCGAGGTCGGAATGGTAACGCCGCCGGTAAGCTCCATGGATACGAACCGAACCGATTACCTTGGCATCTACGATTACATGGCGATACCGGCAGGCGCCCGGAACGCGGATACGGCCTGGCAAGTGATCGCGTTTATGATGAGCGACTACGTGGCCAAGGTGAAGGCCGGGATTCGGGATACGTACAGCATGCCTGCCAATAAAGCCTATCTGACGTACGACCGCGAGCCGATGCTGCCGAGTCTGTACGAGCTGCTTCCGAGCGTGGATTCCATCGGCTCCATGGAGGGCTACGATCCGAAATTTATGCAGCTCTTTCAGGAGCTGGAGGATCGCGAAATTATGGCTGCCGTAAATGGCGAGCAATCCGTGGAGGCGTGCATCGCCGCGATCCAGAAGGAAGGGCAAGCGCTGCTGGATGCGGCCAAGCTGACAAAGTAG
- a CDS encoding putative holin-like toxin has product MACKGGRLFSRKGGDAMEVQDAMTLMFTFGMFILALLTYLKKK; this is encoded by the coding sequence ATGGCTTGCAAGGGCGGTCGGCTATTCTCCCGGAAGGGAGGTGACGCCATGGAGGTACAAGATGCGATGACGCTGATGTTCACGTTCGGCATGTTTATTCTCGCTCTGCTAACTTACCTCAAAAAAAAATAG
- a CDS encoding class I SAM-dependent DNA methyltransferase translates to MDDSVVDFYDDLAEAYHLIFVDWKHAISWQGEVLSKIIHSKIANPGKGGATLLDCSCGIGTQAIGLAKHGFEVTGTDLSPVSIERAAQEAEAYGVSITFGVADFRSLNCAVSGLFDVVISADNAVPHLLSDEDLYLALSNMYAKVKNDGVLLITMRDYDELAKEKPRATEPRVFDNGKRIVFQVWDWADDARTYQTNHFIMQEINGHWITKHNKTSYRALLREEMTNMLIRVGFSDIEWCMPSESGYYQPIVTARK, encoded by the coding sequence ATGGATGATTCGGTCGTAGATTTCTATGATGACCTAGCAGAGGCGTACCACCTTATTTTCGTGGATTGGAAGCATGCTATTTCCTGGCAGGGTGAGGTTTTAAGCAAAATCATTCATTCCAAAATCGCGAACCCGGGCAAAGGAGGCGCAACGCTTCTCGACTGTTCCTGCGGGATCGGTACGCAGGCAATTGGGCTTGCTAAACACGGCTTTGAAGTAACGGGGACTGATTTAAGTCCGGTTTCGATAGAAAGAGCAGCACAAGAGGCAGAAGCTTACGGGGTTTCTATCACCTTTGGTGTAGCTGATTTCCGTTCATTGAATTGCGCTGTATCCGGTTTGTTTGATGTCGTAATTTCCGCAGATAATGCAGTCCCTCATCTCTTATCGGATGAAGATTTATATCTCGCTCTAAGCAATATGTACGCGAAGGTTAAAAATGACGGCGTTCTTCTAATCACAATGAGAGATTACGACGAGCTGGCAAAGGAAAAGCCCAGAGCTACAGAGCCGCGCGTTTTCGATAACGGCAAGCGTATCGTCTTTCAGGTTTGGGATTGGGCGGATGATGCGCGAACCTATCAGACGAACCATTTTATCATGCAAGAAATAAATGGGCACTGGATAACAAAGCATAATAAAACAAGTTACCGAGCTTTATTGCGCGAAGAAATGACTAACATGTTGATTCGAGTGGGATTCTCTGACATCGAGTGGTGCATGCCGTCCGAATCGGGCTATTACCAGCCAATTGTAACCGCGCGAAAATAG
- a CDS encoding response regulator transcription factor, translating into MIKALIVDDEKLARKGFISIVPWEQFQIEIVGEAVNGKAALEFMHQHQVDLIFIDLTMPLMNGIELMKAIREQFHQTRMVVLTCHQDFDYIQEALRLGAVDYIVKTQLDTEKIEDIFFRIVDRIGIESAGSYRNERPEGRYYGLLVDAAAAVTQNHCAFPSEINRSEHVYDVSSGIWLFRKDRPEADRVIQRFVTRHENWIWVDIEGADQESVNVISKAAHSEALKQIYYDVQPGQKFGFITLTMPASDKTNRPDQWDKLNSKWREMNWIYEDEVFQAMLGEIAELRPNRDTIMKLIEEHLVLWFSVLSEDGFGEILTSKNTLHFWHQTSAWLTALREALRNKTETFPYSTDIIILVMKAIRLIHESSDYDFNRDELAAKFLMSGSYFSRCFKDIVGKPYSEYTKHLRLQKAVVLIETTPLPIYTIAEKTGFQDEKYFSRVFFKQFGRNPLDHRKQFGKRSGRTL; encoded by the coding sequence ATGATTAAAGCACTCATCGTAGATGATGAAAAACTGGCCAGGAAAGGCTTTATTTCAATCGTACCCTGGGAGCAATTCCAGATTGAAATTGTTGGTGAAGCGGTCAACGGGAAAGCAGCGCTCGAGTTCATGCATCAGCATCAGGTTGACCTTATTTTTATCGATTTGACTATGCCTCTTATGAATGGCATTGAGCTTATGAAAGCCATTCGGGAGCAATTTCACCAGACAAGAATGGTTGTGCTTACTTGCCATCAAGACTTCGATTACATTCAAGAGGCACTGCGCTTAGGCGCTGTGGATTATATCGTAAAGACACAGCTCGACACAGAGAAGATCGAAGATATTTTCTTTCGAATCGTTGATCGCATCGGGATCGAGAGCGCCGGCTCGTATCGGAACGAGAGGCCGGAAGGCCGCTATTACGGTCTGCTGGTTGACGCAGCTGCTGCCGTCACACAGAATCACTGTGCATTCCCCAGCGAGATAAACAGATCAGAGCATGTCTATGATGTAAGCAGCGGAATATGGCTGTTCCGCAAGGATCGTCCTGAAGCCGACAGAGTCATCCAACGATTCGTAACCCGTCATGAGAATTGGATATGGGTGGATATTGAAGGCGCAGACCAAGAATCGGTTAATGTGATCAGCAAAGCAGCCCATTCTGAGGCGCTCAAGCAAATCTATTATGACGTTCAGCCCGGGCAAAAGTTTGGATTCATTACGTTAACCATGCCTGCTTCAGACAAGACGAATCGCCCCGATCAATGGGACAAGCTGAATAGCAAATGGAGAGAGATGAACTGGATTTATGAGGATGAAGTCTTTCAAGCGATGCTGGGGGAAATCGCCGAATTAAGGCCCAATCGCGATACGATCATGAAGCTGATCGAGGAGCACCTTGTCCTTTGGTTCTCCGTATTAAGCGAGGATGGGTTTGGAGAGATTCTGACATCCAAGAATACTCTTCATTTCTGGCATCAAACGTCAGCTTGGCTCACAGCTTTACGGGAAGCTCTGCGTAATAAAACGGAAACGTTTCCTTATTCCACAGATATTATCATCCTTGTGATGAAGGCTATTCGCCTTATCCATGAAAGCAGCGACTATGATTTCAATCGCGATGAATTGGCGGCAAAGTTCTTGATGAGCGGCAGCTATTTCAGCCGGTGCTTTAAAGATATTGTAGGGAAGCCCTATAGCGAGTACACCAAGCATTTACGTTTGCAGAAAGCGGTTGTATTGATCGAGACAACTCCGTTGCCGATCTATACCATTGCCGAAAAGACCGGCTTTCAGGATGAGAAGTATTTTAGCCGGGTCTTCTTCAAGCAATTCGGGAGAAATCCGCTGGATCATCGAAAGCAGTTCGGGAAGAGAAGCGGGAGGACATTGTGA